The following are encoded in a window of Streptomyces sp. 11x1 genomic DNA:
- a CDS encoding uroporphyrinogen-III synthase → MSPTTLPAGPDHGHVTFLGAGPGDPGLLTLRAVEALANADVLIAEHDVLDVVRTHARAGVALLDTDSSPPPALAAASSASSAATSADTFSGTGTPQLTVVDGASTTVGAPAVRDAAHLVMEAARGGKRVVRAVSGDPGLDTYATDEMLACAAAGVPFEVVPGVAAAVGVPAYAGVPLRDAQGADVRFVDARTASDRCWAEVGASDGTVVVSATLETVAAAAGELVAAGRKPDTPMTVTVAGTTTRQRTWTATLGGIAQTLKQAKVLPSPEGGRPVIAVVGERSAAAQRDQLSWFESKPLFGWRVLVPRTKEQAASLSDQLRSYGAVPHEVPTIAVEPPRTPQQMERAVKGLVTGRYEWIAFTSVNAVKAVREKFEEYGLDARAFAGIKVAAVGEQTAKALIAFGVKPDLVPSGEQSAAGLLEDWPPYDPVFDPIDRVFLPRADIATETLVAGLIELGWEVDDVTAYRTVRASPPPAETREAIKGGGFDAVLFTSSSTVRNLVGIAGKPHNVTVIACIGPATAKTAEEHGLRVDVMAPEPSVHKLAEALADFGMRRRAAAVEAGDPVTRPSERRPGARRRRTTT, encoded by the coding sequence TTGAGCCCCACCACCCTTCCCGCCGGTCCGGACCACGGTCACGTCACCTTCCTCGGTGCCGGACCCGGGGATCCGGGACTGCTGACACTGCGCGCCGTCGAAGCGCTGGCGAACGCGGACGTTCTCATCGCCGAGCACGATGTGCTCGACGTGGTGCGTACGCATGCCCGCGCCGGCGTCGCCCTACTGGACACCGACTCGAGCCCGCCGCCGGCCCTGGCTGCGGCGTCCTCTGCCTCTTCCGCGGCTACTTCAGCGGATACGTTTTCGGGCACAGGCACGCCTCAGCTGACGGTTGTTGACGGCGCGTCAACAACCGTTGGTGCACCCGCTGTGCGGGATGCGGCACATCTTGTCATGGAGGCCGCGCGGGGCGGCAAGCGGGTCGTGCGTGCGGTGTCCGGGGACCCCGGGCTCGACACGTACGCCACCGATGAGATGCTGGCGTGCGCCGCCGCGGGCGTGCCGTTCGAGGTGGTCCCGGGCGTGGCGGCGGCCGTGGGCGTGCCCGCGTACGCCGGTGTGCCGCTGCGTGACGCGCAGGGCGCGGACGTCCGGTTCGTCGACGCGCGCACGGCGTCCGACCGCTGTTGGGCGGAGGTCGGGGCGTCCGACGGGACGGTAGTGGTCTCGGCGACGCTGGAGACCGTGGCCGCGGCGGCGGGTGAACTGGTCGCGGCCGGCCGGAAGCCGGACACGCCCATGACCGTGACCGTCGCGGGTACGACGACGCGGCAGCGGACCTGGACCGCGACGCTCGGCGGAATCGCGCAGACGCTGAAGCAGGCCAAGGTGCTGCCCTCGCCGGAGGGAGGGCGGCCGGTGATAGCCGTGGTCGGTGAGCGTTCCGCCGCGGCCCAGCGCGACCAGCTGTCGTGGTTCGAGAGCAAGCCGCTCTTCGGGTGGCGGGTCCTCGTGCCGCGCACGAAGGAGCAGGCCGCCTCGCTCTCCGACCAACTGCGCTCGTACGGGGCCGTACCGCACGAGGTGCCGACGATCGCGGTCGAACCGCCGCGTACGCCGCAGCAGATGGAACGGGCCGTGAAGGGCCTCGTCACCGGCCGCTACGAGTGGATCGCGTTCACCTCGGTCAACGCCGTCAAGGCGGTGCGGGAGAAGTTCGAGGAGTACGGGCTCGATGCCCGTGCCTTCGCCGGGATCAAGGTCGCGGCGGTCGGCGAGCAGACCGCCAAAGCGCTGATCGCGTTCGGCGTGAAGCCCGACCTGGTGCCGAGCGGTGAGCAGAGCGCCGCCGGGCTGCTGGAGGACTGGCCGCCGTACGACCCGGTCTTCGACCCGATCGACCGGGTGTTCCTGCCCCGGGCCGACATCGCCACGGAGACGCTGGTCGCCGGGCTGATCGAGCTCGGGTGGGAGGTCGACGACGTCACGGCGTACCGGACCGTGCGCGCGTCGCCGCCTCCGGCGGAGACCCGTGAGGCCATCAAGGGCGGCGGCTTCGACGCCGTTCTCTTCACCTCGTCCTCCACCGTGCGGAACCTGGTGGGCATCGCCGGGAAGCCGCACAACGTCACGGTGATCGCCTGTATCGGTCCGGCCACGGCCAAGACCGCCGAGGAGCACGGGCTGCGGGTGGACGTGATGGCCCCGGAGCCGTCCGTGCACAAGCTGGCCGAGGCGCTGGCGGACTTCGGGATGCGGCGGCGGGCTGCCGCCGTGGAGGCCGGGGACCCGGTGACACGGCCGAGCGAGCGGCGGCCGGGGGCGCGGCGGCGGCGGACTACGACGTGA
- the hemC gene encoding hydroxymethylbilane synthase produces MSDQALRLGTRRSKLAMAQSGQVAEAVRRLTGRPVELVEITTYGDVSREQLAQIGGTGVFVTALREALLRGEVDFAVHSLKDLPTTHPDDLALAAVPVREDARDVLVARDGLTFEQLPEGARVGTGSPRRMSQLNAYARSHGLTIETAPIRGNVDTRIGYVRKGELDAVVLAAAGLNRIGRSDEVTDFLSVDTVLPAPGQGALAIECTAENAELIATLNGLDDPHTRAAVTAERSLLAALEAGCSAPVGAFADLLADGQIVKEMRLRGVVGTTDGSTLVQLSTTGPVPETYDQAMALGRELAAEMLAKGAAGLMGERAH; encoded by the coding sequence ATGAGTGACCAGGCACTGAGGCTGGGGACCAGGCGGAGCAAACTCGCCATGGCCCAGTCCGGGCAGGTGGCGGAGGCGGTCCGCCGGCTGACCGGGCGGCCCGTCGAACTCGTGGAGATCACGACGTACGGCGACGTCTCCCGGGAGCAGCTGGCGCAGATCGGCGGCACGGGCGTGTTCGTCACCGCGCTGCGCGAGGCGCTGCTGCGCGGCGAGGTCGACTTCGCCGTGCACTCCCTGAAGGACCTGCCCACCACGCACCCGGACGACCTGGCGCTGGCCGCCGTGCCGGTGCGCGAGGACGCCCGCGACGTCCTGGTCGCCCGGGACGGGCTGACCTTCGAGCAGCTGCCCGAGGGCGCGCGCGTCGGCACCGGTTCGCCCCGGCGCATGTCCCAGCTGAACGCGTACGCGCGCAGCCACGGGCTCACGATCGAGACGGCGCCGATCCGCGGGAACGTCGACACGCGGATCGGATACGTACGGAAGGGTGAGCTGGACGCAGTGGTCCTGGCCGCCGCCGGACTGAACCGGATCGGACGGAGCGATGAAGTGACCGACTTCCTCTCGGTCGACACTGTTTTGCCCGCCCCCGGCCAGGGGGCACTGGCGATCGAATGCACCGCGGAGAATGCGGAGCTGATCGCCACGCTCAATGGGCTCGACGACCCGCACACCCGGGCCGCCGTGACCGCCGAGCGGTCCCTGCTCGCCGCCCTGGAGGCCGGTTGCAGCGCACCTGTGGGTGCGTTCGCCGACCTTCTGGCCGACGGGCAGATTGTCAAGGAGATGCGCCTGCGCGGCGTCGTCGGCACGACCGACGGCTCGACGCTGGTGCAGCTGTCCACCACCGGTCCCGTGCCCGAGACGTACGACCAAGCAATGGCGCTCGGCCGTGAACTCGCCGCCGAGATGCTCGCTAAGGGCGCGGCCGGTCTGATGGGGGAGCGAGCACATTGA
- a CDS encoding glutamyl-tRNA reductase produces the protein MSLLVVGLSHRSAPVSVLERAALSLDAQIKLLQDTVAAEPAAEASVLATCNRIELYADVDKFHAGVAELSTLLAQHSGVGLDEITPYLYVHYEDRAVHHLFSVACGLDSMVVGEGQILGQIKDSLARAQELHTAGRLLNDLFQQSLRVGKRAHSETGIDRAGQSLVTFGLEQFTAGTDVASWARGKRAVVIGAGSMSSLAAATLARAGVGEIVIANRTYDRAERLAQLLEEQYGQRPAEQGATDVLARAVPMESVPDELTRADVAISCTGATGLVLTAEMVAAAVEGRVPEGTLPAEAEPRTDDVRPAVPPTSVGSDDDCPLDLPAVQGGGFSVLGEAAVAGMDAATLEQHAAWVDNATVDRRASRRTPERETARTLDAEAELIAALVATVAVTGRITELRRPEPVVDVPRPAPVLALLDLAMPRDIDAAAHRLAGVRLVDIESLAEVSADAPMASDVDMVRRIVSDEVAAFGAAQRAAHITPTVVALRAMAADVVAGEIARLEGRLPGLDDKHRGEITQTVRRVVDKLLHAPTVRVKQLAAEPGGAGYADALRTLFDLDQETVAAVSRAEDSSSSKNDAENRGRS, from the coding sequence ATGAGTCTTCTGGTCGTCGGGCTGAGTCACCGCAGCGCTCCGGTGAGCGTGCTGGAGCGGGCCGCGCTGTCCCTGGACGCGCAGATCAAGTTGCTTCAGGACACGGTCGCCGCCGAGCCGGCCGCGGAGGCCTCCGTCCTCGCCACCTGCAACCGCATCGAGCTGTACGCCGACGTGGACAAGTTCCACGCGGGCGTCGCCGAGCTGTCCACGCTGCTCGCCCAGCACAGCGGGGTGGGTCTCGACGAGATCACTCCCTATCTGTATGTGCACTACGAGGACCGGGCCGTCCACCACCTGTTCTCCGTGGCCTGCGGACTCGACTCCATGGTCGTCGGCGAGGGGCAGATCCTCGGGCAGATCAAGGACTCGCTGGCCCGCGCCCAGGAGCTGCACACCGCCGGGCGGCTGCTGAACGACCTGTTCCAGCAGAGCCTGCGGGTCGGCAAGCGGGCCCACTCCGAGACCGGGATCGACCGGGCCGGACAGTCGCTGGTGACCTTCGGCCTGGAGCAGTTCACCGCCGGCACGGACGTCGCGAGCTGGGCCCGGGGCAAGCGGGCCGTCGTGATCGGCGCCGGATCGATGTCCTCGCTGGCCGCCGCGACCCTCGCACGGGCCGGCGTCGGCGAGATCGTGATCGCCAACCGGACGTACGACCGGGCCGAGCGCCTCGCGCAGCTGCTGGAGGAGCAGTACGGACAACGCCCGGCGGAGCAGGGCGCGACGGATGTGCTGGCCCGCGCGGTCCCGATGGAATCGGTGCCGGACGAGCTGACACGTGCGGACGTCGCCATCTCCTGTACGGGCGCCACGGGCCTGGTCCTGACCGCCGAGATGGTCGCCGCCGCCGTCGAGGGCCGGGTGCCCGAGGGCACGCTCCCCGCGGAGGCCGAGCCGCGCACCGACGACGTACGGCCGGCGGTGCCGCCGACCTCCGTCGGCAGCGACGACGACTGCCCCCTCGACCTGCCCGCCGTGCAGGGCGGCGGCTTCTCCGTGCTCGGGGAGGCCGCGGTGGCCGGCATGGACGCGGCCACCCTGGAACAGCACGCGGCCTGGGTCGACAACGCCACCGTGGACCGACGCGCGAGCCGTCGCACGCCGGAGCGTGAGACCGCGCGCACGCTCGACGCCGAGGCCGAGCTGATCGCCGCGCTCGTCGCGACGGTCGCCGTCACCGGGCGGATCACCGAGCTGCGCCGGCCCGAGCCCGTCGTCGACGTGCCCCGGCCCGCGCCCGTGCTCGCGCTGCTGGACCTGGCGATGCCCCGGGACATCGACGCCGCCGCGCACCGGCTGGCCGGCGTACGGCTGGTCGACATCGAGTCGCTCGCCGAGGTCTCCGCCGACGCGCCGATGGCCTCCGACGTCGACATGGTGCGGAGGATCGTTTCGGACGAGGTGGCCGCCTTCGGCGCCGCTCAGCGTGCCGCGCACATCACACCCACCGTCGTCGCGCTGCGCGCCATGGCCGCCGATGTCGTCGCCGGTGAGATCGCCCGCCTGGAGGGCCGGCTGCCCGGCCTCGACGACAAGCACCGCGGCGAGATCACCCAGACCGTGCGGCGCGTCGTCGACAAGCTGCTGCACGCCCCGACCGTACGGGTCAAGCAGCTCGCGGCCGAGCCGGGCGGCGCCGGGTACGCGGACGCGCTGCGCACCCTGTTCGACCTGGACCAGGAGACGGTCGCGGCCGTGTCCCGGGCCGAGGACAGCAGCAGTTCCAAGAACGACGCCGAGAACCGAGGGCGATCATGA
- a CDS encoding redox-sensing transcriptional repressor Rex, protein MATGRTHRPATRSRGIPEATVARLPLYLRALTALSERSVPTVSSEELAAAAGVNSAKLRKDFSYLGSYGTRGVGYDVEYLVYQISRELGLTQDWPVVIVGIGNLGAALANYGGFASRGFRVAALIDADPAMAGKPVAGIPVQHTDELEKIIDDNGVSIGVIATPAGAAQQVCDRLVAAGVTSILNFAPTVLSVPDGVDVRKVDLSIELQILAFHEQRKAGEEAAAEAGAVPMAPKESGKGPDGDVPAVMPA, encoded by the coding sequence GTGGCAACTGGCCGAACTCACCGACCGGCGACCCGTAGCCGAGGGATTCCCGAGGCCACCGTCGCCAGGCTTCCGCTGTACCTCCGTGCCCTGACCGCGCTGTCGGAGCGCTCGGTACCCACCGTTTCATCCGAGGAACTGGCGGCCGCGGCGGGGGTCAACTCCGCCAAGCTGCGCAAGGACTTCTCGTACCTGGGCTCGTACGGGACGCGGGGCGTGGGCTACGACGTCGAGTATCTCGTCTACCAGATCTCGCGTGAGCTGGGGCTGACCCAGGACTGGCCGGTCGTGATCGTCGGTATCGGTAACCTCGGCGCCGCGCTCGCCAATTACGGCGGGTTCGCCTCGCGCGGGTTCCGGGTGGCGGCGTTGATAGACGCCGATCCGGCGATGGCGGGCAAGCCCGTCGCGGGGATCCCGGTCCAGCACACGGACGAGCTGGAAAAGATCATCGACGACAACGGCGTCTCCATCGGGGTGATCGCCACCCCCGCCGGTGCCGCCCAGCAGGTGTGCGACCGGCTGGTCGCCGCCGGGGTCACCTCCATCCTGAACTTCGCGCCCACCGTCCTGTCCGTGCCGGACGGTGTCGACGTGCGCAAGGTGGACCTCTCGATCGAACTGCAGATCCTCGCGTTCCACGAGCAGCGCAAGGCCGGCGAGGAGGCCGCCGCCGAGGCCGGTGCCGTACCGATGGCTCCCAAGGAGTCCGGGAAAGGGCCCGACGGGGATGTCCCCGCCGTGATGCCGGCATGA
- a CDS encoding glutaredoxin family protein, translating to MAGMSALFRRTPKNPGERLVTLIGKPGCHLCDDAEAVIGKVCGELGVPWEKKDITEDEELHRQYWEQIPVVLVDGAQHTFWRVNEERLRKALS from the coding sequence ATGGCCGGCATGAGTGCCTTGTTCCGGCGGACGCCGAAGAATCCCGGTGAGCGACTCGTCACACTGATCGGCAAGCCGGGGTGCCATCTGTGCGACGACGCGGAGGCGGTGATCGGGAAGGTCTGCGGTGAGCTGGGCGTTCCCTGGGAGAAGAAGGACATCACCGAGGACGAGGAGCTGCACCGGCAGTACTGGGAGCAGATCCCCGTGGTGCTCGTGGACGGCGCGCAGCACACGTTCTGGCGTGTGAACGAGGAGCGCCTTCGCAAAGCCCTCTCGTAG
- a CDS encoding HAD-IB family hydrolase: MAALGWLTPRRRSATARSVLAGEASAEAARKSSQELEDISPAPDAVQEPVFPVLGDDKAAAFFDLDNTVMQGASLFHFGRGLYKRKFFETRDLARFAWQQAWFRLAGSEDPEHMQDAQNSALSIVQGHRVAELTIIGEEIYDEYMAERIWPGTRALAQAHLDAGQKVWLVTAAPVEIAQVIARRLGLTGALGTVAESVDGVYTGKLVGEPLHGPAKAEAVRALAAAERLDLSRCAAYSDSHNDIPMLSLVGHPYAINPDSKLRKHARDMDWRLRDYRTARKAAKVGLPAAAGVGAVAGGTAAAIALHRRRR, from the coding sequence ATGGCCGCTCTCGGATGGCTCACTCCCCGTAGGCGCTCCGCCACGGCGCGGAGCGTTTTGGCAGGCGAGGCCTCTGCGGAGGCAGCGCGCAAGTCCTCCCAGGAGTTGGAGGACATCTCCCCCGCGCCCGACGCCGTCCAGGAACCGGTGTTCCCGGTTCTCGGTGACGACAAGGCCGCCGCGTTCTTCGACCTCGACAACACCGTCATGCAGGGCGCCTCGCTCTTCCACTTCGGCCGGGGCCTGTACAAACGGAAGTTCTTCGAGACCCGCGACCTCGCCCGATTCGCCTGGCAGCAGGCGTGGTTCAGGCTGGCCGGCTCCGAGGACCCCGAGCACATGCAGGACGCCCAGAACTCCGCGCTCTCCATCGTCCAGGGCCACCGTGTCGCCGAACTGACGATCATCGGCGAGGAGATCTACGACGAGTACATGGCGGAGCGCATCTGGCCCGGCACCCGCGCCCTGGCCCAGGCCCACCTCGACGCCGGCCAGAAGGTCTGGCTCGTCACGGCCGCGCCCGTCGAGATCGCCCAGGTCATCGCCCGCCGACTGGGCCTGACCGGCGCGTTGGGCACGGTCGCCGAGTCCGTCGACGGCGTCTACACCGGCAAGCTGGTCGGCGAGCCGCTGCACGGCCCGGCCAAGGCCGAGGCCGTCCGCGCCCTCGCCGCCGCCGAGAGGCTGGACCTCTCGCGCTGCGCCGCGTACAGCGACTCCCACAACGACATCCCGATGCTGTCGCTCGTGGGTCACCCGTACGCCATCAACCCCGACAGCAAACTCCGCAAGCACGCCCGCGACATGGACTGGCGGCTGCGCGACTACCGCACCGCCCGCAAGGCCGCCAAGGTCGGCCTCCCCGCGGCGGCGGGCGTCGGCGCGGTGGCCGGCGGCACGGCGGCCGCGATCGCGCTGCACCGCCGCCGCCGCTGA
- a CDS encoding ECF subfamily RNA polymerase sigma factor, BldN family gives MYPHVGVDASGLATLRATVNQLLRGFVPTAYAVPALATSAAPVGPCYALAEGSATVGRRGRSGSTATTTRRPAADSDSARMMDLVERAQSGEADAFGRLYDQYSDTVYRYIYYRVGGKATAEDLTSETFLRALRRIGTFTWQGRDFGAWLVTIARNLVADHFKSSRFRLEVTTGEMLDANEVERSPEDSVLESLSNAALLEAVRRLNPQQQECVTLRFLQGLSVAETARVMGKNEGAIKTLQYRAVRTLARLLPDDAR, from the coding sequence GTGTACCCACACGTCGGGGTTGACGCCTCGGGCCTGGCTACGCTGCGCGCGACGGTCAACCAACTGTTGCGCGGCTTCGTCCCCACCGCGTACGCCGTCCCCGCCCTCGCCACCTCCGCCGCGCCCGTCGGCCCGTGCTACGCACTGGCCGAAGGCAGCGCGACGGTCGGCAGACGAGGCCGTTCGGGATCCACCGCCACGACCACCCGCCGTCCCGCCGCGGACAGCGACAGCGCCCGCATGATGGACCTCGTCGAACGCGCCCAGTCCGGCGAGGCCGACGCCTTCGGCCGCCTGTACGACCAGTACAGCGACACGGTCTACCGCTACATCTACTACCGCGTCGGCGGCAAGGCGACCGCCGAGGACCTCACCAGCGAGACGTTCCTGCGCGCCCTGCGCCGCATCGGCACGTTCACCTGGCAGGGCCGCGACTTCGGCGCCTGGCTGGTCACCATTGCCCGCAACCTGGTGGCCGACCACTTCAAGTCCAGCCGCTTCCGGCTGGAGGTCACCACCGGCGAGATGCTCGACGCCAACGAGGTCGAGCGCTCCCCCGAGGACTCCGTCCTGGAGTCCCTCTCCAACGCCGCCCTGCTGGAAGCCGTACGCCGGCTCAACCCGCAGCAGCAGGAGTGCGTCACCCTCCGCTTCCTCCAGGGCCTCTCCGTCGCCGAGACCGCCCGGGTCATGGGCAAGAACGAGGGCGCGATCAAGACCCTCCAGTACCGCGCGGTCCGCACCCTCGCCCGCCTCCTCCCGGACGACGCCCGCTGA